The following are from one region of the Cetobacterium somerae genome:
- the lysA gene encoding diaminopimelate decarboxylase: protein MKYLGTMKDVDGVLEIGGVLVTKLQKDYGTPLYIYDLELMEKKTTALKEGFHSEKFKTTIVYASKAYLSKGMVQVVDKMGLDIDAVSAGELHTILSTKINPKKIHMHGNNKSLEELEMCVGSEIGSIILDNRFEAKRVAEVCKRLGKKIDVMLRLNIGIDAHTHEYIKTAKHTSKFGESIFDKDIVEIVKEIVGKQELNFLGFHCHIGSQIFDELAFGEGIETMVKFTKEISEKLNIKIPEINLGGGFGVRYTEEDTDVDLKKLMKKIVKSLEETLETENFTIEKVSIEPGRSIVAQAGSTLYTVGGKKKTFGGEKYVFIDGGMTDNIRPALYSAKYESVVANRLKEERRETISLAGKCCESGDVIIKDTKLGKCDEGDLVLVSCTGAYGHSMSSNYNKALKPAVVFVKGGRSYLVSKRETYEDLVRNDLMLEDNF, encoded by the coding sequence ATGAAATACTTAGGAACTATGAAAGATGTTGATGGAGTTTTAGAAATTGGAGGAGTTTTAGTAACAAAGTTACAAAAAGACTATGGAACACCTCTTTACATATATGATTTAGAGCTTATGGAGAAAAAAACAACAGCTTTAAAAGAGGGATTTCATAGTGAGAAATTTAAAACAACTATTGTTTATGCATCAAAAGCTTATCTGTCAAAAGGGATGGTTCAAGTAGTTGATAAAATGGGATTAGATATAGACGCTGTTTCAGCAGGAGAACTACATACAATACTATCTACAAAAATAAATCCTAAAAAGATTCATATGCATGGAAATAACAAATCATTAGAAGAGTTAGAGATGTGTGTAGGTAGTGAGATTGGAAGCATAATTTTAGATAATAGATTTGAGGCTAAAAGAGTTGCTGAAGTTTGTAAAAGATTAGGTAAAAAAATAGATGTGATGTTAAGACTAAACATAGGAATAGATGCTCACACTCATGAGTATATAAAAACAGCAAAGCACACTTCGAAATTTGGAGAGTCTATTTTTGATAAGGATATAGTGGAGATTGTAAAAGAGATAGTAGGAAAGCAGGAGCTAAACTTCTTAGGATTTCATTGTCATATAGGGTCACAGATATTTGATGAGTTAGCATTTGGTGAAGGTATAGAAACTATGGTTAAGTTCACAAAGGAGATTTCGGAAAAGTTAAATATAAAAATACCTGAGATAAACCTTGGTGGAGGATTTGGAGTTAGATATACAGAAGAGGATACAGATGTAGATCTGAAAAAGTTAATGAAAAAAATTGTGAAATCTTTGGAAGAAACTTTAGAAACTGAAAACTTCACTATTGAAAAGGTATCAATAGAACCAGGGCGTTCTATAGTGGCTCAAGCTGGAAGTACTCTTTATACAGTTGGAGGAAAGAAGAAAACTTTTGGTGGAGAGAAGTATGTTTTTATAGATGGAGGAATGACAGATAATATAAGACCAGCTCTTTATAGTGCTAAGTACGAAAGTGTTGTAGCTAATAGATTAAAGGAAGAGAGGAGAGAGACTATCTCTTTAGCTGGAAAGTGCTGTGAGTCTGGAGATGTAATTATAAAGGATACAAAGTTAGGAAAGTGTGACGAAGGGGATCTAGTTCTTGTTAGTTGTACAGGTGCCTATGGACACTCGATGAGTAGCAACTACAATAAGGCTCTAAAACCAGCTGTAGTTTTTGTAAAAGGTGGACGTAGTTATTTAGTTTCTAAAAGAGAAACCTATGAGGATCTGGTAAGAAACGATTTGATGTTAGAGGATAACTTTTAA
- the galU gene encoding UTP--glucose-1-phosphate uridylyltransferase GalU: protein MKKVTKAVIPAAGLGTRVLPATKAQPKEMLVIVDKPSLQYIVEELVESGIEDILIVTGRNKNSIEDHFDHSFELENTLAKHGKDELLEKVKTIHGMANIYYVRQNHPLGLGHAILKAKSFIGDDPFVIALGDDIMYNPEKEVTAQIIEKYEEYGHSIIGVQEVEPKDVSKYGVIKPVEDLDSKTVVMCDFVEKPKLEEAPSLKACLGRYLLTPDVFQYLENTAPGKGGEIQLTDGILAMINDNKKVLAYNFDGIRYDIGNKIGLLKANIEFGLRNSETSEDLKEYLKGLQ, encoded by the coding sequence ATGAAAAAAGTAACTAAAGCTGTTATACCTGCAGCAGGATTGGGGACTAGAGTTTTACCTGCAACAAAAGCACAACCTAAGGAGATGCTAGTTATCGTTGATAAACCATCTCTACAATATATAGTTGAAGAGCTAGTAGAATCAGGAATAGAAGATATACTAATTGTAACTGGAAGAAATAAAAACTCTATAGAGGATCACTTCGATCACTCTTTTGAATTAGAAAATACACTAGCTAAACATGGAAAGGATGAACTTTTAGAAAAAGTAAAAACTATTCATGGAATGGCAAATATTTATTATGTTAGACAAAATCATCCACTAGGACTTGGACACGCAATACTAAAAGCAAAGAGTTTTATAGGAGATGATCCTTTTGTGATAGCTCTTGGAGATGACATTATGTATAATCCAGAGAAAGAGGTAACTGCACAAATAATAGAGAAATACGAAGAGTATGGTCATTCTATAATTGGAGTTCAAGAAGTTGAACCTAAAGATGTATCAAAATATGGAGTTATAAAACCAGTGGAAGATTTAGATTCTAAAACTGTAGTTATGTGTGACTTTGTAGAGAAACCAAAATTAGAAGAAGCTCCATCATTAAAAGCTTGTTTAGGAAGATATCTATTAACTCCAGATGTATTCCAATATTTAGAAAATACAGCTCCAGGAAAAGGTGGAGAGATTCAACTTACAGATGGAATTTTAGCTATGATAAATGATAATAAAAAAGTGTTAGCTTATAATTTTGATGGAATAAGATATGACATTGGAAATAAAATTGGATTGTTAAAAGCTAATATTGAATTTGGATTACGTAATAGTGAAACAAGTGAAGATTTAAAAGAATATTTAAAGGGACTTCAGTAA
- a CDS encoding outer membrane beta-barrel protein, whose translation MRKSLILSFASLLAICSLGKEVPTSVPEVKKEVVNEEKVILDDFLIEEEEATITSDVIEVKDEESSTNLYLRFGGDAYSKYSKGKTKDLGYLFAVEMTRNVTDSFEAGVGTGYQINPKNKDTSIGKYDSVPVYMTFKYDFNLDSQWTPYLKGNLGYAFNFKETAKNKVNNGAYVGAGGGVEYENFFTDVMYQVTFAKIEPENGKKENLDYSRVILSLGYKFNM comes from the coding sequence TTGAGAAAAAGTTTAATTCTATCTTTTGCCAGTTTGTTAGCAATATGTTCTTTGGGAAAAGAGGTACCAACATCAGTGCCAGAGGTAAAAAAAGAGGTGGTAAATGAAGAGAAAGTTATTTTAGATGATTTTTTAATTGAAGAGGAGGAGGCAACGATAACTTCTGATGTAATAGAGGTTAAAGATGAAGAGAGTTCAACTAATCTATATTTAAGATTTGGAGGAGATGCATATTCAAAGTACTCTAAGGGTAAAACTAAAGATTTAGGTTATCTTTTTGCAGTTGAAATGACTAGAAATGTAACTGATTCTTTTGAAGCAGGTGTTGGAACAGGGTATCAAATAAATCCTAAAAATAAAGATACTTCCATTGGAAAGTATGATTCTGTTCCAGTTTATATGACTTTTAAGTATGATTTTAATTTAGATAGTCAATGGACTCCATATTTAAAGGGAAATCTAGGATATGCTTTTAATTTTAAAGAAACAGCAAAAAATAAAGTTAATAATGGTGCGTACGTCGGAGCAGGAGGGGGAGTTGAATACGAGAATTTCTTTACAGATGTTATGTATCAAGTAACTTTTGCAAAGATAGAACCTGAGAATGGAAAAAAAGAAAATTTAGATTACTCGAGAGTTATTTTATCTTTAGGATATAAATTTAACATGTAG
- a CDS encoding alanine/glycine:cation symporter family protein: MSYLSRVNDVFSFLNPITDVLWEFPRNFEFYKSIPIIGEFSLAILLLIGCGLYFTLKLNFVQIRYFKRSIDILKVKNETKIGISPMASFLLSSATRIGPGNIMGVTGAVLAGGPGALFWMWVSAFFGMATCFVEATLSQIFKEKNGDDYVGGIAYYGRRLLNNSKLAGFVIAVAYIFYALFTLPSQVFHMFTAFGSVASQITGSVYARTDTLYIVIGLTIILITTIIIFGGIRRVALATDFIVPIMAVTYFIIALFLIGINLDKVPYFFTAVFAGAFSPEAIFGGAMGIALQQGIKRGLMSNEAGQGTVTMAAAAAEAKHPVEQGFIQSFGVFVDTFVICTISGFLVIIANVWNLDGFDFMALRSDKLGYFITSLKVLSPGMLEKPIQFLVALCYGMFAFSTILGMIAFIEVSATEISRNKAFLNIMKLISSLVFIPFGVACVWSGAELDNIWIISDLTNIMMVYINVPLIIMGFKYTQIALKDYEEKGD; encoded by the coding sequence ATGAGTTATTTAAGTAGGGTAAATGATGTTTTTAGTTTTTTAAATCCAATAACGGATGTTCTGTGGGAGTTTCCAAGAAACTTTGAGTTTTATAAGAGTATCCCAATAATAGGGGAGTTTTCACTAGCTATTTTACTACTAATAGGGTGTGGGCTATATTTCACTCTAAAATTAAATTTTGTACAGATTAGATATTTTAAAAGAAGTATAGATATTTTAAAAGTAAAAAATGAAACTAAAATTGGAATATCTCCAATGGCTTCTTTTTTACTAAGTAGTGCTACAAGAATTGGACCAGGAAATATAATGGGAGTAACAGGTGCTGTTTTAGCAGGAGGGCCTGGAGCACTATTTTGGATGTGGGTTAGTGCTTTCTTTGGAATGGCAACGTGTTTTGTAGAGGCTACTCTTTCTCAAATTTTTAAAGAGAAAAATGGAGATGATTATGTTGGAGGAATAGCTTATTATGGTAGAAGATTATTAAACAATAGTAAGTTAGCTGGATTTGTAATAGCAGTGGCATATATTTTCTATGCACTATTTACATTACCATCTCAGGTATTTCATATGTTTACAGCATTTGGATCAGTTGCTAGCCAAATTACTGGAAGTGTTTATGCTAGAACAGATACTTTATACATTGTAATAGGTTTAACTATTATCTTAATTACAACAATAATTATCTTTGGTGGAATTAGAAGAGTTGCACTAGCTACAGACTTTATAGTTCCAATAATGGCAGTGACATATTTTATAATAGCACTATTTTTAATAGGAATAAATTTAGATAAAGTTCCATACTTTTTTACAGCGGTATTTGCAGGAGCTTTCAGTCCTGAAGCTATCTTTGGAGGAGCTATGGGAATAGCACTACAACAAGGTATAAAAAGAGGTCTGATGTCTAATGAAGCTGGACAAGGAACAGTTACCATGGCAGCGGCAGCAGCAGAAGCAAAGCATCCAGTGGAGCAAGGATTCATTCAATCTTTTGGAGTTTTCGTAGATACTTTTGTAATTTGTACAATCTCTGGATTCTTAGTTATAATTGCTAATGTTTGGAATTTAGATGGATTTGATTTTATGGCTTTAAGAAGTGATAAGCTAGGTTATTTTATAACATCACTAAAAGTATTGTCTCCTGGAATGTTAGAAAAACCTATTCAGTTTTTAGTTGCTCTATGTTATGGAATGTTTGCTTTCTCAACAATTTTAGGGATGATAGCCTTTATAGAGGTTTCAGCAACTGAGATATCAAGAAATAAGGCATTTTTAAATATTATGAAACTAATCTCTTCACTAGTTTTCATACCTTTTGGAGTAGCATGTGTATGGTCAGGAGCAGAGTTAGATAATATTTGGATAATAAGTGATTTAACAAATATAATGATGGTATATATTAACGTACCTTTAATTATAATGGGATTTAAGTATACACAGATAGCTTTAAAAGATTATGAAGAAAAAGGAGACTAA